TTAAAAACAGTGATGGTGGTAACTTTTGCTCAATTTTTTTCAATGATGCATGAACTTCATATTCATTATCATCTGTTTTCACGAAAATATAATCTCCTTTAGCTTGAACAAAACAGATCGTTGGTAAATCTATTTTCACCAATCTTCTATCAATATTTACATAAAAATCGTTCTTCTGCTCCTCTTCTATTTGCGCAGCATTGTTACTTGAAGGAGCTTTTGTAGTTTCTAAATTTTCTAAATAAATTAATTTTCTTGCTTTATCAATCGCTTTTTCAAATCGTTCTCCTGTAACTGGTTTTAATAAATAGTCTACAATAAAACTAAACTCGAAGGCTTCGATAGCAAATTTTGAATCTGTTGTTGTGAAAATTACTTTCGGTGGATCTTTAAGTGTTTTGATAAAATCTAAACCTGTAAAGCCAGGCATATGAATATCCAAAATAATAAGATCTACTTTATTCGTGTGTAAAAACTTAAAAGCCTCCATCGAATTTTCGAACTCTTTTATAACATTAAGATCCTTAATATCCTCGCAAAGAGTTTTAATAATAACTCTTGCCATTTTTTCATCATCAATAACAATACAATCCATAAAAAATTAAATAGTTTTCAGGTAATTTGTGATTGTAACTAAGATTTCCTCAAACTCATTAACCTTATCACTTTTAGCATCTCTTAATTCGTTTTCAAAATCATTAGCCAGTGTATACGCACTCTCAAGACCTAAAATACTAATTTTATGCTTAATTCTATGAACATTCTCAGCGATTAATTTATAATTTTTGGTTTCTAAACTGTTGTAGTAGTCTTCCTTTTCTTCAGGAAATTCTATTTTTAGAACTTCAATTAATTGATCAATTAAGTCTTGATCTCCTCTAGCGAGTTCTTCTAAATAGGATAAATTTGGTTGTTCCATAATTATTTTTTCATTGTGAAATAAAAAGTTGATCCTTTATTTAATTCAGATTCCACCCATATTTTCCCCTCGTATAAATCAATAATTTTTTTAACAATTGCTAATCCCATCCCAGCAGATTTGTATTCGTTTTCTAATTTTGAAAACGCAATAAATATTTTTTCAAAATAAGATTCGTCAATTCCTTTCCCATTATCTTTCACATAAAATTGCCAATGTAGTCCTTTGTCTTCATAACCAATTTCTACTTGTTTATTCTCATTTAGATTGAATTTTAATGCATTATCAATTAAATTTTTAAACAATTCTTTCAAACTAAAAACATCTCCCACAACCACAGGTAATTTCTCCGAAATTAATATCGAAACATCATCTGGAATTCGGGATTCTTTTAAAATTGTATTGATTAAATTATTCAAATCGACCTTATACAACTCTTTTTGAGATCGGTTTATTCTTGAATATTTTCTAATTGAAGCAACTAATGTGTCAATTTTCTCTACATGTTCACTAATTAATTGAATATGGCTTTGTCCTTCTTCATTTAAATCATCTTTATGATCATCTATTAACCATTGTGTTAATGTTTCGATACCTTGAAGTGGAGATACCAAATCATGCGAAATCATGTGCGTATAATCATTCAACTCTTGATTTTGCTGCTCTAAACTAGTCAATAGTTTATCTTTTTGCTCATTAACTTTGATTATTTCTTTCGTTTGTTGATCAATAAAATCAACCAATTTTATGGTACTCGAATGCTCTAAAGAACCAGTATCATCAAGATCAGAGATATTTAATGTTTCTAGTACCTTCTTAAGCTTTTCTATAATTCTTCTTTGCTCGTCAGTTTCCTTTTTAAGTTTGTCACTTGCCTCGGATAATTCCTCAGAACTTATGGCCATAGCTCTTTGCAACATGGAGAACTGATTATCCGAATTCACATATGATTTATTTACGGCATCAAGAAACTCCTTCAGCTGTCCGCTTTCCTGAAGTTCTTTCGATAAATACTTCCTTATTTGTCTTTTTAAAAGAGAATTCATTATCTGTTTATGCCTATTATTTTTTAATTGTAAAATAAAAAGTAGTTCCTAATTGAGGTGTACTTTCTAACCATATTGTTCCTTTATACAAATCAACAATTTTCTTAACTATTGACAAACCAATACCTGTAGAATCTTCTCGCTTAGTAAGAGATTGAAATACTTTAAAAATTTTATCGTGAAATTCTTTTTCAATTCCTATTCCGTTATCTTTTACAGTAAACTGATAAAAAGTGGTTTCCTCTGTAAATTCAATTTCAATTAAACCATTTTCTTTATCATTAAACTTTATAGCATTACTTATTAGGTTTTGAAATAACTGTTGAAATTTTGTTCCATCTCCGTTTACCGTTGGTAAATCAGGCGCAATTTTAAGTTTAATATTCTCAGGAATGAATAAGGTTTTACTAATGTTGTCCAACACTTTATTTAAATCAACTTCTACTTCTTCCGTTGCAGAATCCGCACTTGAATAATTTAAAATGTTGGATATTAATTTATCCATATTTTCAAGAGTTGTTTCTATCAAATCTATATTCTGCAAGGTATCTTCATCAAACTTATCCATATTATCAGATCTAATCCATGAGATTAAAGCATCGATAGTTCTTAATGGTGATTTTAAATCATGAGAAACTACATGGGCATATTCATAAAGTTCCGCATTACTCTTTTCTAATTTCTTTAAAATTTGCTCTTTCTGCTCTTCTAGAAGTTTTACTTGAGTTACATCTCTTACAATACCTTGAGCCGCTACTGGCATATTTTTCCCATCATAAATCAAAGTAGCATTAATTTGCACCCACTTTACTTCTCTGGTTTTGGTGAATACTCTTGCGCTGTAATTCTTAAAATATCCATCTCTCTGTAAATTTCCGAATGAAGCCATTGCATACTCAATATCATCATAGAAAATAAGATCAACAACATTTAGTTTTTCCTTTTCTACATCATATCCAAACATTTTGGTTGCTGCATCATTAAACTTCAGAACATTTCCGAACAAATCAATTACAACATAAGCATCTAAAATACTCTCAAAAACTCCTTTTAATTCGGATGATTTTTCAGATAATAGATTTTCTAATTTGGCATTTGAATCTTTCAATTCATCAGATAAGAAGTATAATTCCCTTGATTTATCTTCAAGAATTTTCTCAGCTGCTTTTCTTGCTGCTTTCTCTCTTTTTAAACTTCTAGTTAATATGTCAATTTTTTCTTTGCTCATTAATTTTTCTTAATCACAAATTTTACTTCAGTACCATCATCTTTAATATTTTCAGTAACAATAGAAGCGGTACTATTAAAGTGTGCGAATGTTTTATTCATTAATCCTAAACCGAAATGATGCATTGCTCTACTTGATTTGTAAACCATAGTCAGAGAATCCTCAGTTTTTTCTTCTATTATAAATTCTGGAAGTTCAGCATCTGGATAGATTTTTCGAACTTCAACATGAATATGATTTTCAACAGAAGAAAGCATTTCAATAGGATCTTTATAACGATCTAATAGTCCTTTATAACTTGTTTCAATAACGTTGAAAAAATGTTCTCCATACGTTAATAACAAATCACTAATTGGTATTCCTGAATTTGCATTTAAGCTTTGTAGAAGTTGTAACATTTCAGAAAATTGATATGTTCCGATTGAAGTGTAAATTCCATCTGAATCTAAATCGGATTCAGAGATAATCTTATCTACCATTTCAATTCCGAACTTTTCTTCAACTAAATCTAAAAACTCTGTAAATACAATACCTTTCATATGCTAATATTTTATTAATTCATTTAAACTCCAATAGGTTAAAACAGCCTCAATTTTCGTTTCATAATCTCTATACTTTAATGGCTTTAATATATATCCAGAAACCCCGATTTTAAAACATTCTTCTAAATCTTTTTGGTTATCTGACGTTGTTAATATTACAGTAGGAATATGCCTTAACTGTGGATCTTTTTTCAATATTGCTAAAAACTCTACTCCGCTCATTTTAGGCATATTTAAATCCAATAAAATTAAGTCTGGTAAATTGTTTTTATCTTCTAAAATTTTAAACGCTTCATCTGCATCTCTTGCTTCGGTAATTGTATGTTTTAATTCTGAATAAGAAACTGTCTTTTTAAATTTTACAACTTCTATCAAATGATCTTCAATCAATAAAATGTTTAAACTTCTTTTTAAAATATTCATAATTATCACTTGTTTTAAAAAATAATTCTAACCTAGAAAATACCATTCCTATTTCAATAATTATCTCTTATTTAGATGAAACACTTTTATGTTTAGATAAAATGTTAAACACATACTTAATTCTATTTTTAACTAATCAAATTGGCGTATCTTGCGGTTGATTTTAAGGTTATGACTATGCAAGACAATACTGTTTTAAATTATATAAAAAACGTAATCAATAATTTACCTAACGATTGGTTAAAATTAACCACACATCGATTAGATATATACAATGAACAACTGGCAAAAACAGAGTTTTTAGATCAGTTTGATCATCTTTTTAAAAATAACAATTATCAAGCTCCCGCATTAAACGAATTACCAACAGCATTTGATTATATTCGACTTGGACATCCTTTATCATGTGTTCTAGAGTGGACTATTGCCAACTTAAATCAAATAAAATCGGATCAGGTAATTAGCTTTTCATCTGAAAGTATTCCAATCTTAGCAATTCTTCGAAAGAATTTATTTGCTAATAAAAATACATTAATTTTATTAAAAAACGAATTTCCTGAGAGTTTTGACATCGAAACAGTAAAAAAAGTTTACGGATATGAGTTCGAAACACAGAAAATAGATAGTAATTCTGAAATTCCTGATTTTGATGGAACAACTATTTTATTTGAGAGTAAACAAGATATTTGTCAATTCGAATACCCATCAAAAGTTGATTTTGTTATTAATACTCGAAAAGATTTAGGAAGTATATTACTAGTAAACGGGAAAGAAAACGAAGAATATATTTCGGAAATTCAACATGTGCGTAGAAGAGAAACTATTGCAATGACTCCTGCAAACACATTACTTGCTCTTCAAAAATTATCAGGAGTTCCTTCAGATGTTCCTCAATTTAATTATGCAGAGGATCAAAAAACAGTTTTAAATGCGATAAAAGATATTACTGGAGTTGGAACAAAAGCTGTAGTTGGATCAAGTGGTCTTTCAATACAATATGCAATTGTTATGGGATTAATTGATCACGCAATTGAAAATCATACAGACCGACCTATAAAAATCGTTGTTCCTCCAAATTGTTATGGTGGAACCAATGATCAAGCTCGAAGAGTTGCAGCTTGTTTAGATAATGTTGAAGTAATGGATTTACCAGTTGATGGTGGAAACGATATGGTAAATAGTGTAAATATTGTTTTAGACAAGATTGCCGAAGAAAATGCTGTGCCTTATATCATTGCTGAAATTCCTACAAATCCGAGAGTGGAAGTTCCAGATTTAGTTAAACTTAAAGAAGTTTTAAGTAAGGAGCGTAAAACAACTTCTGGAGAAAGTGCAATTGCACCAGTATTTATTTTGGATCAAACATTTTGTCCGAACGTGTACTTCTTAGGTGACAATGAAATTTTATCATCTGTACAAACTATTGCTTATGTAAGTGGTTCTAAATTTCCTAGTGGAGGAAGATGTACAGCTGGATATTGTACCGCAAATACGAAAGCCGCGAAGTTAATGGACAAGATTGAATATCATATTCAACTTTGTGATAACGAAGCTACCGCTTTACAAATGGAAATTTTAGCTGAACAAATGCCATCAATGAATCAAAGAATTCAGGATGCTTATGTGAATACTAGAGAATTTGTAAGTTTTATTGAAAAAGAATTACCTAACGCGAAAATAAACTTTGTTTCTGAAGAATTAGCTGAGCAAGGATTTACGCCATCTGTTTTCTCTTTAGATCTTCCTACAAAAGGTAATACGGAAGAGGAAAGAGAAATCTATAAAAGAGCTCTCAACCTTAAGTTGATTAACTTAATGATTTCAGAAATACCAAATGAAAGTAAATATTGTGTGAGTTATGGACAGTTAAAGGGTTGTTATTGGACAATTCCTGCTACTTCAACTCAGGGAACAACCAAAGAAGGTGATAAAGATTATATTGCTCGTGTTGCTCTTTCTGCAAATATGGATTTAGATTTACACAAAAAAGTGTTTTTAGATTTTGTGAAAGAAATTTAAGACTAAGATATTCTATAACAAAAGAGACAAATTCAATTTGAAATTTGTCTCTTTTTATTTTCTTATGGTAAAGTGAAAAGTAGCACCTTCATTTACTTCTGATTCTGCCCAGACTTCCCCTTGATACAAATCAATTACTTTTTTTACTATTGATAATCCCATACCGGCGGAAGTAGGATCATTTTGAAGTTTGAAAAACGCAATAAATACTTTTTTTAAATACGGTTCATCAATCCCTTGTCCATTATCTCTTATATGGAATTTCCAAAATTCATCATGTTCATTACATCCGATTTCTATCTTCTTATTGTCTTTATCATTGAATTTAATTGCATTCTGAATTAAATTTACGAACAGGTGCTTAAAACTGTGTTTCTCTCCTTTTAAACTTGGCAATCTATCCGTAATATTAACCTGGATACTTTTACACAAATTCATTTCATTAATTGTATCATCAACAAGTTGATGTAAATCTAAATCAGAGTTTTCTTTGCTTACTTTTTTTATAGAAGAATAATCGCGAATTGCTCCAACTAACGTAGCAATTCTATGAACATTATCACTAATTAAATTTAGTTTTTTAAGTCCTTTTAAATCAATTAGATCTCCATAATCATCTTCTAATAAATGTGTTAATGTTTCGATATTCGAAAGAGGTGAAACCAAATCATGAGAAACCATATGGGCATAATCATTTAACTCTTGATTTTGTCTTTCCAGGCTTTCCACTAGAATATCTTTTTGCTCATTTATTCGGATGATTTCTTGAGTCTGTGCGTCAATGAAATCAATAAGTCGAAGTGAGTTAGAATTTTCAAGGGTTCTATCTTCTTCTAGTTCATGAACATTTAACGTATGTATTACGCTTTTAAGTTTTTTAATTAAATTTCTTAAAGATTCTGCCTCTTCTTGCAACTTTTGATTTGCTTCAGAAAGTTCATTTGAGCTTAACTCTGTTGCTCTTTTTTGCATGAAAACTTGATCCTCCAAATTTACGTATGAACGATCTACAGCATTCAAGAATTCTTGAAGCTCTTCACTATCTTTAAGATGTTCTGGTAAGTATTTTCTTATTTGTCTTTTTAATAAAGAATTCATCATTCACTTATTAAAGTAACTGTCATTGTTTGATTATGTAATTGACATTTTGTTTCTCCATCAAATGGTGCTATTTCTCCGTAAGAATACATTCCACATACGGTAACATCATCTCCTATTGCTTCAATCACTTCTTCTACCTCTTCCTCTACTCTTTGATCTAACACTAATTTTCTTCCAACACAACTTACTAATAAAGCTAACTCTGCTTTATTTTCTCTTATTTTGGAAGCATTTCTTCCAGCTAATTCTGAAGCATCAACAATATTATCTACATGAGTCATCATTAATTGAACCTTTTCACCTTCTTTTACATTTCCTGCTAAAATCATTGATTGATCACCTTCATCAATATTTAATATCGTTCTCACTATTGAATGGTTCTCGTTACTTGATTTTACTTTTAATGGATATAGCAAGGCTGCACCCGGAAGCTCTTTAGACTTATCACCAAGATATGTCTTATATAAATCTAAAGCTGGTTTATGATCTAATTCGTAAAGAATATTCGCTTCTGATTTTGTAACTATTCGTTCTGGTCCAAACGGCGTCCATCCTCCATTAATAGAAAATGAAACCTCAAGAGAATCTCCATATAATCCAATTGCTATAACTTCTCCCGCTTTTGGCTTATCATTATAAGAAGCAACTGTTTTTTCAAATCTTGCATCGTCACCGCATAATCCACCTGTAATTAGCAAATTATTATCATGGGCAGAATTCATTCCTTGAGTTAGATCACTTCCGTTTACAAAACTTCCTTCTGATACTACAAAAACATGTTTTAATCCATCTTTTGAAAATTGATTAATTAATTGCTTCCCTGTATCAAAACTATTGGTATTCGTTTCTAAAATATTTACACGCTTGATAATGAATTTGCTTTTTTCAAATTCAATTGCAGTAATCGTAACACTTTCTTCTTCTACATTATCGGAAGTTATATCTCCGGATGTAGATCCAAAAACAATATGTCCGTCTTTAAAAATAGATCTTACTTCATCATAAATATTGTCATCATCTAAAAGATATCTATTTCCAAATACTAACACTAAAGGCTCATTAAGCTTGATATTCTCGCTTAAATAATTCCATTCGGAATCTTTTCTTTTTTGTAATTGTACCGTTTTCATTGCTAGATTTAATTATAAATCAATTTTTAGTTTTAATTGACTTTTTTTGGTTGACGCTTATAAAAATAGTCGAATTTTAACATATGTTTATAATTACTATTTAACAAAGTAAGCGTTTACCGACCAAATGCATAAAAGTATAGACGAAGTGTAAAAATAAAGCACAAGTTGAGTCAAATTCTCAACTTGTGCTTGGTAGTACGTATTTATATTCGTTCAAGAACAATCCCCTAAAAAATTCTTGTACAAATAATTAGTGCAATAAAATGCTGGTGTTTTAAATTAATCTCCCTTTTATTATACCAAAAAATGCACCCCCGTACTTACATAATTGTACTATAATTTACAAAAAATATTTTTAACACACTTAACTCAATTGATTACAAATCAAAACTTTAACTCTTCATCTTTATCCCAAATTCCCCAATAGGCTCCAACATCACCTTCTGCTCCAACCTTCCAAGACTCATCAAAAGATGAAAAATAAAACATTGGTATGTTATCTTCTATTGACCATTTTTGAGCATTTATAAAATATTTTAATGCATTTTCATGCGATGGAATTGCACCGTCCAAACCTTCTCCTTTACTTGGCCAACCCGTTTCCGTTATGATAACTGGCTTACCTCCTCCTGCATCTCTTGCTTGATAATACATTTGCTTCATGTACATTAGAGAATAATCAATATTACAACCTTCCCAATATGGATAGCAATTGGTTAATATTACATCACAAGCTTCCGTAATTTTAGGTCGATGAGAAAACTCATAATATGCATCAACATATCCCATTGGAATACTCCCTGGTAATTCTTTCTTTACACGATACATAAATTCTAGAAGTTCCTCTTCTGTTAAGTCTTTCCTATACATTACTTCATTACCCACTGCAGCAATATCTACATAACCTTCTTCTGCTAATTTTAGTAATCCTAAAACTTC
This genomic window from Tenacibaculum sp. 190524A05c contains:
- a CDS encoding LytTR family DNA-binding domain-containing protein — encoded protein: MDCIVIDDEKMARVIIKTLCEDIKDLNVIKEFENSMEAFKFLHTNKVDLIILDIHMPGFTGLDFIKTLKDPPKVIFTTTDSKFAIEAFEFSFIVDYLLKPVTGERFEKAIDKARKLIYLENLETTKAPSSNNAAQIEEEQKNDFYVNIDRRLVKIDLPTICFVQAKGDYIFVKTDDNEYEVHASLKKIEQKLPPSLFLKVHRSYIINVKKIIDIEDNSVLINRDVIPVSRSNRPDLMKRLDLL
- a CDS encoding Hpt domain-containing protein — encoded protein: MEQPNLSYLEELARGDQDLIDQLIEVLKIEFPEEKEDYYNSLETKNYKLIAENVHRIKHKISILGLESAYTLANDFENELRDAKSDKVNEFEEILVTITNYLKTI
- a CDS encoding sensor histidine kinase; the encoded protein is MNSLLKRQIRKYLSKELQESGQLKEFLDAVNKSYVNSDNQFSMLQRAMAISSEELSEASDKLKKETDEQRRIIEKLKKVLETLNISDLDDTGSLEHSSTIKLVDFIDQQTKEIIKVNEQKDKLLTSLEQQNQELNDYTHMISHDLVSPLQGIETLTQWLIDDHKDDLNEEGQSHIQLISEHVEKIDTLVASIRKYSRINRSQKELYKVDLNNLINTILKESRIPDDVSILISEKLPVVVGDVFSLKELFKNLIDNALKFNLNENKQVEIGYEDKGLHWQFYVKDNGKGIDESYFEKIFIAFSKLENEYKSAGMGLAIVKKIIDLYEGKIWVESELNKGSTFYFTMKK
- a CDS encoding sensor histidine kinase translates to MSKEKIDILTRSLKREKAARKAAEKILEDKSRELYFLSDELKDSNAKLENLLSEKSSELKGVFESILDAYVVIDLFGNVLKFNDAATKMFGYDVEKEKLNVVDLIFYDDIEYAMASFGNLQRDGYFKNYSARVFTKTREVKWVQINATLIYDGKNMPVAAQGIVRDVTQVKLLEEQKEQILKKLEKSNAELYEYAHVVSHDLKSPLRTIDALISWIRSDNMDKFDEDTLQNIDLIETTLENMDKLISNILNYSSADSATEEVEVDLNKVLDNISKTLFIPENIKLKIAPDLPTVNGDGTKFQQLFQNLISNAIKFNDKENGLIEIEFTEETTFYQFTVKDNGIGIEKEFHDKIFKVFQSLTKREDSTGIGLSIVKKIVDLYKGTIWLESTPQLGTTFYFTIKK
- a CDS encoding heme NO-binding domain-containing protein, producing MKGIVFTEFLDLVEEKFGIEMVDKIISESDLDSDGIYTSIGTYQFSEMLQLLQSLNANSGIPISDLLLTYGEHFFNVIETSYKGLLDRYKDPIEMLSSVENHIHVEVRKIYPDAELPEFIIEEKTEDSLTMVYKSSRAMHHFGLGLMNKTFAHFNSTASIVTENIKDDGTEVKFVIKKN
- a CDS encoding response regulator, translated to MNILKRSLNILLIEDHLIEVVKFKKTVSYSELKHTITEARDADEAFKILEDKNNLPDLILLDLNMPKMSGVEFLAILKKDPQLRHIPTVILTTSDNQKDLEECFKIGVSGYILKPLKYRDYETKIEAVLTYWSLNELIKY
- a CDS encoding cystathionine beta-synthase; this translates as MQDNTVLNYIKNVINNLPNDWLKLTTHRLDIYNEQLAKTEFLDQFDHLFKNNNYQAPALNELPTAFDYIRLGHPLSCVLEWTIANLNQIKSDQVISFSSESIPILAILRKNLFANKNTLILLKNEFPESFDIETVKKVYGYEFETQKIDSNSEIPDFDGTTILFESKQDICQFEYPSKVDFVINTRKDLGSILLVNGKENEEYISEIQHVRRRETIAMTPANTLLALQKLSGVPSDVPQFNYAEDQKTVLNAIKDITGVGTKAVVGSSGLSIQYAIVMGLIDHAIENHTDRPIKIVVPPNCYGGTNDQARRVAACLDNVEVMDLPVDGGNDMVNSVNIVLDKIAEENAVPYIIAEIPTNPRVEVPDLVKLKEVLSKERKTTSGESAIAPVFILDQTFCPNVYFLGDNEILSSVQTIAYVSGSKFPSGGRCTAGYCTANTKAAKLMDKIEYHIQLCDNEATALQMEILAEQMPSMNQRIQDAYVNTREFVSFIEKELPNAKINFVSEELAEQGFTPSVFSLDLPTKGNTEEEREIYKRALNLKLINLMISEIPNESKYCVSYGQLKGCYWTIPATSTQGTTKEGDKDYIARVALSANMDLDLHKKVFLDFVKEI
- a CDS encoding sensor histidine kinase, coding for MNSLLKRQIRKYLPEHLKDSEELQEFLNAVDRSYVNLEDQVFMQKRATELSSNELSEANQKLQEEAESLRNLIKKLKSVIHTLNVHELEEDRTLENSNSLRLIDFIDAQTQEIIRINEQKDILVESLERQNQELNDYAHMVSHDLVSPLSNIETLTHLLEDDYGDLIDLKGLKKLNLISDNVHRIATLVGAIRDYSSIKKVSKENSDLDLHQLVDDTINEMNLCKSIQVNITDRLPSLKGEKHSFKHLFVNLIQNAIKFNDKDNKKIEIGCNEHDEFWKFHIRDNGQGIDEPYLKKVFIAFFKLQNDPTSAGMGLSIVKKVIDLYQGEVWAESEVNEGATFHFTIRK
- a CDS encoding FIST signal transduction protein, encoding MKTVQLQKRKDSEWNYLSENIKLNEPLVLVFGNRYLLDDDNIYDEVRSIFKDGHIVFGSTSGDITSDNVEEESVTITAIEFEKSKFIIKRVNILETNTNSFDTGKQLINQFSKDGLKHVFVVSEGSFVNGSDLTQGMNSAHDNNLLITGGLCGDDARFEKTVASYNDKPKAGEVIAIGLYGDSLEVSFSINGGWTPFGPERIVTKSEANILYELDHKPALDLYKTYLGDKSKELPGAALLYPLKVKSSNENHSIVRTILNIDEGDQSMILAGNVKEGEKVQLMMTHVDNIVDASELAGRNASKIRENKAELALLVSCVGRKLVLDQRVEEEVEEVIEAIGDDVTVCGMYSYGEIAPFDGETKCQLHNQTMTVTLISE
- a CDS encoding glycosyl hydrolase family 17 protein, encoding MSYRAGKIKSLIHNSGFSVEGKSDEDLKDIFKDLLDAGLHGLCSSFYEEGQKPGDQLTEKQIRRRLTIMKPHIEWIRTFSCTEGNELIPVIAKEMGIKTLVGAWLGDDSEVNENEVLGLLKLAEEGYVDIAAVGNEVMYRKDLTEEELLEFMYRVKKELPGSIPMGYVDAYYEFSHRPKITEACDVILTNCYPYWEGCNIDYSLMYMKQMYYQARDAGGGKPVIITETGWPSKGEGLDGAIPSHENALKYFINAQKWSIEDNIPMFYFSSFDESWKVGAEGDVGAYWGIWDKDEELKF